In the genome of Leishmania braziliensis MHOM/BR/75/M2904 contig, possible fusion of chromosomes 20 and 34, one region contains:
- a CDS encoding putative expression site-associated protein 5 (ESAG5) has translation MPVYGKRSSGKVGARRWWRCLSWLVFLFICGAVISLLQMMSTGPLSRVRTTDANNIVPCPPANLSVAVTSTVINRFIAAAVIPKIQEDNNTLVIPEQEVDHVWVGEMVLQHFKLKSLTVNTALPDEQSLVLHSKGFAMEVEKSRFIFHYMGIRCDGTFWVTLNETDVEAVLRLTLLPDGRWSATFPHLEVDWGQLVVYHQLDSKACGIAQKVLEIFIGDFDAFVVSQIKKKLDEEAPSKAAESLNDVFAKIGIRAMTPPVMTADTLRVMLDLNPVDFGCAPAPTASAMPDLISRDMAIRTTLTSVNNLLYNAAQAGRLRVEHDLPAEWNTSLFEDIIPELYQACRECYLYTDVQAAKAPVLDVPQDGEVLVVAKDLILGLYVHPKSMWQVATLADIVTEKKSGSCAGSAAVSRSFDIKKTSSWRTRKPLPVLAIRLSAACGVRNISAETGRSISYELLPVENVSVQIEASNIGDVNTTELEKAIAKAWNDFAAPLANSESPLRLPPFFQKAILEVGLAAIQGGVDVDLEAEFMQGVFSKL, from the coding sequence ATGCCGGTGTATGGAAAacgaagcagcggcaaagTCGGGGcacggaggtggtggcgttgCTTGTCGTGGCTGGTGTTCCTGTTCATTTGCGGGGCTGTCATCTCTCTGCTGCAGATGATGTCTACAGGTCCCCTGTCGAGAGTTCGCACGACAGATGCCAATAACATCGTCCCCTGCCCTCCAGCCAATCTTTCTGTGGCGGTGACGTCGACCGTTATAAACAGATTCATTGCAGCTGCTGTCATTCCCAAGATTCAAGAGGATAACAACACCCTCGTCATTCCCGAGCAGGAAGTGGACCATGTGTGGGTAGGCGAAATGGTGCTACAGCATTTTAAGCTGAAATCTCTCACCGTCAATACTGCCTTGCCAGACGAGCAGAGTTTAGTCCTACACTCCAAGGGATTTGCTatggaggtggagaagtcGCGATTTATTTTTCATTACATGGGAATACGGTGCGATGGCACGTTCTGGGTCACCCTGAACGAAACCGACGTcgaggcagtgctgcgtcTCACGCTGCTACCAGATGGACGGTGGAGCGCGACGTTCCCGCACTTAGAGGTTGACTGGGGCCAGCTGGTTGTCTACCATCAGCTGGACAGCAAGGCGTGCGGCATTGCACAGAAAGTGCTGGAAATCTTCATTGGTGACTTTGACGCCTTCGTGGTCAGCCAAATCAAGAAAAAACTGGATGAAGAAGCGCCAAGCAAGGCAGCTGAGAGTCTCAATGATGTTTTTGCGAAAATTGGCATCCGCGCCATGACACCGCCCGTGATGACAGCGGACACGCTTCGCGTTATGTTGGATTTAAACCCGGTTGATTTTGGCTGTGCTCCAGCGCCTACCGCGTCTGCGATGCCTGACCTCATCTCTCGCGACATGGCCATACGCACCACCCTGACAAGCGTGAATAATCTTCTCTACAACGCGGCACAGGCGGGACGTTTGCGGGTGGAGCATGACCTACCAGCGGAGTGGAACACATCTCTCTTCGAGGATATTATTCCTGAGTTGTACCAGGCGTGCCGAGAGTGCTACTTGTACACCGACGTGCAGGCGGCAAAGGCACCTGTACTCGACGTGCCGCAAGACGGCGAAGTATTGGTGGTTGCGAAGGACCTCATTCTCGGACTGTACGTGCACCCCAAATCCATGTGGCAAGTCGCGACCTTGGCTGACATTGTCACCGAAAAGAAGAGCGGGTCATGCGCAGGATCCGCCGCTGTCTCCCGATCCTTCGATATCAAGAAGACTTCTTCATGGCGCACCCGGAAGCCTCTTCCTGTACTGGCAATTCGGTTGTCTGCCGCGTGCGGGGTTCGCAACATCAGCGCCGAGACAGGTCGCTCAATCAGCTACGAGTTACTTCCGGTGGAGAACGTCTCTGTGCAGATCGAGGCGTCAAACATCGGTGATGTCAACACGACGGAACTGGAAAAGGCCATAGCTAAAGCGTGGAACGACTTCGCTGCTCCGCTTGCTAACAGTGAGTCTCCGCTGAGGCTTCCACCCTTCTTCCAGAAAGCTATCCTGGAGGTGGGATTGGCGGCGATTCAGGGCGGCGTGGATGTCGACCTTGAGGCGGAGTTTATGCAAGGTGTCTTCTCAAAACTGTAG